One genomic segment of Culturomica massiliensis includes these proteins:
- a CDS encoding hybrid sensor histidine kinase/response regulator transcription factor, with amino-acid sequence MLRKLLFLLLSVCSTYICVGNPYADDFESVTPDQGLADPVIYCFAQDPQGYIWIGTKGGLTRYDGYRFTTYTHTAGDTTSLSHSRINCLMADGDTIYIGTDRGLNLYDIRTGKIRQLLNTQNYSVKFILHDANKRLWIGTNQGLLNFTEKGIVRYSRQDSLHYFPGEYVPCGYLADDSVLYAGTHNYICRYREDGKFNPIPLPFSENLKDNLLLSLIGDKEYPGQLWLGTEQGLIRTDMTTGKSTLFLPNTPIKSLLYDENGSLWIGTDNGLYIKSPGTTDFTYKRKSTDNPYSLQNDVVWTIFKDRESNLWFGTDNGISIKQARNSYNSYSIREITGSNEENLLFTIHRDNHGNLWLGGSNGLIRWHRATGKYEWFKAGKNGLSHNKVRYLYEDPQSLWIATDGGLNCYNYAGGQIHRYIIRDKNEAYNSNWMYCIVEDKAGKLWLGTYEGGIFVVDKKQLSTTADIIYAENHFGSYTATRSISGNIINSLALHPDGAVWAGTDNSGINRISTIEQKVNIYTHPADGLSSNFIKSLAIDDKGEIWIGADNGLNYLKKPYEQIRTIEPEKITDPVRFITIQNDNLWFGTNIGIACYNRTRRNLNAVYLGQSYFSCATYYAPENRMYLGAPNGVIEFYPDSLLKAETVPSLQITGYSTDNDQTQKELFERKTLRLPYRQNSFSVEFSAFLYRKAFLRYAYRLKGYDNIWREIPGISNRATYINVPPGQYTFEVGNVDSDGTFMDNTASVEITILPPWYRTTIALLVYILLLAGIVIGIIYRTHKRHRQEIERVKREKTMKLTRMKLDFFANVSHEFKTPLSLIIGYISQLIVHETDNEQKRQMQIVRKNADKIHTLINQMLDYKEGENKDEELILSETTLPEFIREIFTQFETTFREKGINAEFTADNIPHTFSIDRVKMESVLTNLLSNASKFVSPQGHIRLSVTTVQEDEQFYTASISIEDDGCGIPANDLPKVFDRYFISQSSQHLNKEGSGIGLDIARKIVEQHGGTIGIRSEENKGTCVTITLTTSKTIAFTKDGLPGNRIGTPAEKPIVLVVEDNTEIREFITSNLSEHFCFLTASNGKEGVDIARKSMPQLIITDLMMPEADGEYLCRSLRNNVNTAFIPVIILTARNDSQTELQSYEYADAFITKPFDLNYLYRLSEKLITKSRKIAEKTRQKEIITPQVTELISPDEQFLKQITHIIEESLSDPDLNVTTLCQKSGINDKQVYRKIKQLTGMSVVEYIRSIRLKKAAMFLRQDKLSVSEIMYLVGFSNASYFTRCFKEEYGVSPKEFTRQNNTSKHDKPTEN; translated from the coding sequence ATGTTGAGAAAATTATTATTTCTACTATTATCAGTCTGTTCGACATATATTTGCGTAGGTAATCCTTATGCCGACGACTTCGAATCCGTAACTCCGGATCAAGGCCTGGCCGATCCGGTCATATATTGTTTTGCCCAGGATCCGCAAGGCTATATCTGGATCGGAACAAAAGGAGGCCTAACCCGCTATGACGGTTACAGATTTACTACTTATACCCACACGGCAGGCGATACCACCTCTCTTTCTCATTCCCGGATCAATTGTCTGATGGCTGACGGAGATACGATATACATCGGAACAGACAGAGGGCTCAACCTATACGATATCCGTACCGGCAAAATCCGGCAACTCCTCAATACGCAAAATTATTCCGTAAAATTTATTCTTCATGATGCAAACAAACGTTTATGGATAGGTACAAATCAAGGCTTACTGAACTTCACTGAAAAAGGCATCGTCCGTTATTCCCGGCAAGACAGTCTTCACTATTTCCCCGGCGAATATGTCCCCTGCGGATACCTTGCCGATGACTCCGTCCTCTATGCCGGCACTCATAATTACATCTGCCGTTACCGGGAAGACGGGAAATTCAATCCGATACCCTTGCCTTTTTCTGAAAATTTAAAAGATAACTTGCTGCTTTCACTGATCGGAGACAAGGAATATCCGGGGCAGCTATGGCTGGGTACAGAACAAGGTTTAATCCGGACGGATATGACAACGGGCAAATCAACCTTGTTTCTCCCCAATACACCGATCAAATCTCTGCTATACGACGAAAACGGATCGCTTTGGATCGGGACGGACAACGGACTGTATATTAAATCTCCGGGGACGACTGATTTTACCTATAAAAGAAAAAGTACCGATAACCCATATTCATTGCAAAACGATGTTGTATGGACCATTTTCAAGGACCGTGAATCCAACCTTTGGTTCGGAACAGACAACGGCATATCCATAAAACAAGCCCGCAACAGCTACAATAGTTATTCCATCCGGGAAATTACAGGCAGTAACGAAGAAAACCTGCTCTTTACCATCCACCGGGACAATCACGGCAATCTATGGCTGGGAGGATCAAACGGACTTATCCGCTGGCACCGGGCCACCGGAAAATACGAATGGTTTAAAGCCGGTAAAAACGGATTGTCTCACAACAAAGTACGCTATTTGTATGAAGACCCGCAATCGCTCTGGATAGCTACAGACGGCGGACTCAACTGCTACAATTATGCCGGCGGACAAATCCACCGCTATATCATCCGGGACAAAAACGAAGCCTATAACTCAAACTGGATGTATTGCATCGTCGAAGATAAAGCCGGAAAACTATGGCTGGGAACTTATGAAGGCGGAATCTTTGTTGTTGATAAAAAACAGTTGTCAACAACCGCAGACATCATATATGCGGAAAATCATTTCGGTAGCTATACCGCTACCCGGTCCATATCGGGAAATATTATCAATTCACTTGCCTTGCATCCGGACGGGGCAGTATGGGCCGGTACAGACAACTCAGGCATCAACCGGATTTCGACAATTGAACAAAAGGTCAATATCTATACGCATCCGGCCGACGGTTTGAGCAGCAATTTTATCAAATCCCTTGCCATAGACGATAAAGGAGAAATATGGATCGGTGCGGACAATGGACTCAATTACCTGAAAAAGCCTTATGAACAAATCCGGACAATAGAACCGGAAAAAATTACCGATCCGGTACGTTTTATCACAATTCAAAACGATAACCTCTGGTTCGGTACCAACATTGGAATTGCTTGTTATAATCGCACCCGCCGAAATCTCAATGCAGTATACCTGGGACAATCCTACTTTTCCTGTGCCACCTATTACGCCCCCGAAAACCGAATGTACCTGGGAGCGCCCAACGGAGTAATCGAATTTTATCCCGACTCCCTTTTAAAAGCAGAAACCGTACCGAGTTTACAAATTACCGGATATTCCACGGACAACGATCAAACTCAAAAAGAATTATTTGAAAGGAAAACACTTCGTTTACCTTACCGGCAAAACTCCTTTTCCGTAGAATTTTCGGCATTCCTTTACCGCAAAGCTTTTCTACGATATGCCTACCGTCTGAAAGGATACGACAATATATGGCGGGAAATACCGGGAATCTCCAACCGGGCCACCTATATCAACGTACCTCCCGGACAATATACGTTCGAGGTAGGTAATGTTGACAGCGACGGAACATTCATGGACAATACTGCATCCGTCGAAATCACAATACTTCCGCCCTGGTATCGTACAACGATTGCTTTACTCGTTTACATTCTGCTGCTGGCAGGCATTGTCATCGGGATCATCTACCGCACCCACAAACGCCACCGACAGGAAATCGAACGGGTGAAACGGGAAAAAACGATGAAATTAACACGCATGAAACTTGATTTCTTTGCCAATGTATCCCATGAATTCAAGACACCTTTGAGTCTGATTATCGGTTACATCAGTCAGTTAATCGTGCACGAAACCGACAACGAACAAAAGCGACAAATGCAGATTGTCCGCAAAAACGCAGATAAGATACATACACTCATCAATCAAATGCTTGATTACAAAGAAGGCGAAAACAAAGACGAGGAATTGATATTATCGGAAACAACCCTGCCTGAATTTATCCGGGAAATATTCACACAATTTGAAACCACATTCCGGGAGAAAGGAATCAATGCCGAATTTACCGCCGATAATATCCCGCACACCTTCTCCATCGACCGGGTAAAAATGGAATCGGTATTGACCAATTTATTATCGAATGCTTCCAAATTCGTTTCTCCACAGGGCCATATCCGGCTATCCGTAACTACGGTTCAAGAAGACGAACAATTTTATACCGCTTCAATTTCAATAGAAGACGACGGTTGCGGAATCCCCGCAAACGATTTACCGAAAGTATTTGACCGCTATTTTATATCACAGTCTTCGCAGCACCTGAACAAAGAAGGTAGCGGTATCGGCCTGGATATCGCCCGGAAAATTGTAGAACAACACGGAGGAACGATTGGTATCCGATCGGAAGAAAATAAAGGAACCTGTGTAACCATCACTTTGACAACCTCTAAAACAATCGCTTTTACCAAAGACGGACTCCCCGGCAATCGGATTGGTACACCGGCAGAGAAACCGATTGTCCTGGTTGTAGAAGACAATACCGAAATCCGGGAATTCATCACATCAAATCTATCGGAGCATTTCTGCTTCCTGACGGCAAGCAACGGGAAGGAGGGTGTGGACATCGCCCGGAAATCCATGCCCCAACTGATCATTACCGATCTGATGATGCCGGAAGCCGACGGCGAATACCTCTGCCGTAGCTTAAGAAACAATGTCAACACGGCATTTATCCCGGTCATCATCCTCACAGCCCGCAACGACAGTCAGACAGAATTACAGTCGTACGAATACGCCGACGCTTTTATCACAAAACCGTTCGACCTGAACTACCTTTACCGCTTAAGTGAAAAATTAATCACCAAATCCCGGAAAATCGCCGAAAAAACACGCCAAAAAGAGATCATTACCCCTCAAGTCACAGAACTCATTTCCCCTGACGAGCAATTTTTAAAACAAATCACCCATATTATCGAGGAATCCCTTTCCGATCCGGATCTGAACGTAACCACCCTCTGTCAGAAAAGCGGCATAAACGACAAGCAGGTATACCGGAAAATCAAACAATTGACAGGGATGAGTGTCGTCGAGTACATCCGGAGCATCCGCCTCAAAAAAGCCGCCATGTTCTTACGCCAGGACAAACTAAGCGTTTCCGAAATCATGTACCTGGTCGGATTCTCCAACGCCTCCTATTTTACCCGCTGCTTCAAAGAAGAATACGGTGTCAGCCCCAAAGAATTTACCAGACAAAATAACACAAGTAAGCACGACAAACCTACTGAAAACTGA
- a CDS encoding YbjQ family protein, with translation MLLTTTPVIEGKRIINYYGIVTGETIIGANVFRDLFASIRDIVGGRSKAYEEVLQQAKDIALKEMGEQAARLGANAVIGVDLDYETINGSMLMVTASGTAVSCQDL, from the coding sequence ATGTTATTAACTACGACACCTGTTATCGAAGGGAAACGAATAATTAATTATTATGGTATTGTGACCGGTGAAACCATTATCGGCGCGAATGTATTCCGGGATCTGTTTGCCAGTATCCGGGATATTGTCGGCGGACGGTCGAAGGCTTATGAAGAAGTGTTGCAACAGGCAAAAGATATAGCTTTGAAGGAGATGGGAGAGCAGGCTGCCCGTTTGGGGGCGAATGCCGTGATCGGTGTAGATCTGGATTATGAAACCATCAATGGAAGCATGCTGATGGTGACCGCCAGCGGAACAGCTGTTTCCTGTCAGGATCTATAA
- a CDS encoding cellulase family glycosylhydrolase encodes MLKKLIIPILCVLQLAVAGQNYKIDTQGILRDPQGKEAAFFGFNYCMPFAHGYRSHGILDTDRKTAIDRDIYHMTRLGINAFRIHVWDVEISDGEGNLLENDHLDLLDYTIARFAQYGVQTLVTAIAFWGNGWPEEDDKTLPGFSNQVTKQQATVDEKSIAAQERYLKALMNHQNPYTGYSYKNDPAIVAVELNNEPDHTANVPDKTVTAYIDRLAKAVRTAGCRKPIVYNITQNPERSKAVTTARIDGVSGQWYPSGLVGGKKRHENFLPTVSHYNLPYDTRGKARFIYEFDAADIDGSYIYPAMARSFREAGFQWATQFAYDPLAMAAYNTDYQTHWINLVYTPAKAISLRIAAEVFRSLPRGKNFGDYPENNRFADFNVSYIDDLSVLNRDTLFCYSNTTEDLPVAPERLRHIAGHGSSPIVKYNGSGAYFLDKQTDGNWRIEIYPDITETTDPYSRHNSLNRKIALAQSNTRQMQICLPDIHTQFDIRPGIYLLQKEGKLQNITNDTPYPVIEDDVKETAVFHTPAAEWNASTPATVTADIVSPAKIDSVVLYGTMWYGESFKTVMQQQSGFTYTAELPSSFLRHGIFRYRIGVYTGKGNRIFPGNCDVKPGAWNDYCKNDYHSNIITSSTPAILLDAQNKPESVELVWQPGIRFTYLPEGIGMKTETTDYRGEAALVTDALFAPRPLNQMTIEAIITEKPAEARLELLDRDGFLWCAETPLQNGKTTIALSDFKATEIRPVRELYPGISFRGGIRSDRPDIRAEEITSVRFVLKKGDVVIQKISLGK; translated from the coding sequence ATGTTAAAAAAACTGATCATACCCATTTTATGCGTATTACAACTGGCTGTAGCCGGACAAAATTACAAAATAGATACGCAAGGAATCTTGCGTGACCCGCAAGGAAAAGAAGCCGCCTTTTTCGGCTTCAACTATTGCATGCCTTTTGCCCACGGCTACCGGAGTCACGGTATATTGGATACAGACCGTAAAACAGCTATCGACCGGGATATATATCACATGACCCGACTGGGAATCAACGCTTTCCGGATACATGTATGGGATGTGGAAATCAGTGACGGAGAAGGTAATCTGCTGGAAAACGATCACCTCGACCTGCTGGATTACACCATCGCCCGATTTGCTCAGTACGGAGTGCAAACATTAGTGACGGCTATCGCATTCTGGGGAAACGGATGGCCGGAAGAAGACGATAAAACCTTGCCCGGCTTTTCCAATCAAGTAACCAAGCAACAGGCTACCGTAGACGAAAAAAGTATCGCAGCCCAGGAACGTTACCTGAAAGCTCTGATGAACCATCAGAACCCTTATACAGGTTATTCCTATAAAAACGATCCGGCAATAGTAGCCGTAGAATTGAATAACGAACCGGATCATACAGCCAACGTACCGGATAAAACAGTAACAGCCTATATCGACAGACTGGCAAAAGCCGTACGCACCGCCGGTTGCCGCAAACCCATCGTATACAATATCACACAAAATCCGGAACGGTCGAAAGCTGTAACTACCGCCCGGATCGACGGTGTCTCCGGACAATGGTATCCTTCCGGACTGGTAGGCGGAAAAAAACGTCACGAAAACTTTCTGCCGACAGTCTCCCATTACAACCTGCCTTATGACACTCGTGGAAAGGCCCGTTTCATCTACGAATTTGATGCCGCGGACATCGACGGCTCCTACATCTATCCGGCAATGGCACGTTCCTTCCGGGAAGCCGGTTTCCAATGGGCAACCCAATTCGCTTATGATCCGCTGGCAATGGCCGCTTACAACACGGATTACCAAACCCATTGGATAAACCTGGTATATACACCGGCAAAAGCGATCTCCCTGCGTATTGCCGCAGAAGTCTTCCGCAGCTTACCCCGGGGAAAAAATTTCGGCGATTACCCGGAAAACAACCGCTTTGCCGACTTCAACGTCAGCTATATCGACGACCTTTCTGTATTGAACCGCGACACTCTGTTTTGTTATTCAAATACAACCGAAGACCTCCCGGTTGCTCCCGAACGATTACGCCATATCGCCGGTCACGGCAGTTCACCCATCGTAAAATATAACGGCAGCGGAGCCTATTTTTTAGATAAACAAACAGACGGCAACTGGCGAATCGAAATTTACCCGGACATCACCGAAACAACCGATCCCTATAGCCGGCACAACTCTCTGAACCGCAAAATTGCATTAGCTCAATCGAATACCCGCCAAATGCAGATTTGCCTGCCGGATATACACACACAATTCGACATACGTCCGGGTATCTATTTATTACAAAAGGAGGGCAAACTGCAAAACATCACAAACGATACGCCATACCCGGTAATCGAGGATGATGTAAAAGAAACAGCCGTATTTCATACTCCGGCGGCCGAATGGAACGCAAGCACCCCGGCAACCGTCACGGCCGATATTGTTTCCCCTGCAAAAATAGACAGTGTCGTACTCTACGGCACAATGTGGTACGGCGAATCATTTAAAACCGTCATGCAACAACAATCCGGTTTTACCTATACGGCCGAACTTCCGTCATCCTTCCTTCGTCATGGTATTTTCCGCTATCGCATCGGCGTATACACCGGCAAAGGAAACCGGATTTTTCCGGGCAATTGCGACGTAAAACCGGGAGCCTGGAACGACTATTGTAAAAACGATTATCACAGCAATATTATAACTTCCAGCACGCCAGCCATACTGCTGGATGCACAAAACAAACCGGAATCCGTGGAATTGGTATGGCAACCCGGAATCCGGTTCACCTACCTGCCGGAAGGTATCGGCATGAAAACAGAAACAACCGATTACCGGGGCGAAGCAGCCTTAGTTACAGACGCCCTCTTTGCTCCCCGTCCGTTGAATCAAATGACAATAGAAGCAATCATCACAGAAAAACCGGCAGAAGCACGTTTAGAACTACTCGACCGGGACGGTTTCCTCTGGTGTGCAGAGACACCCCTGCAAAACGGAAAAACAACAATTGCATTATCTGACTTCAAAGCGACAGAAATTCGTCCGGTAAGGGAACTCTATCCCGGTATTTCTTTCCGGGGAGGCATCCGGTCCGACAGGCCGGACATTCGGGCAGAAGAAATCACTTCCGTGCGATTTGTTTTGAAAAAAGGGGATGTCGTCATTCAAAAAATCTCGTTGGGAAAATAA
- a CDS encoding glycoside hydrolase family 2 protein gives MKLFALIAFCVCLGACSPGERMETPNAVPFNDNWLFTRSAVTPESLPPDSMKSVTLPHTPRIEPMTVNDQWQGICYYAKKFETPEKVKEKLLSLRFEAAMNIADIWLNGKHLGTHTGGYLPFTVSLDNALNKSGENLLVVRLDNRDNAVTGPKPLHLLDFCTYGGIYRNVWLIVKDSLHITDPIARQEGGIFVHASNISSRKAGINIRVNVDNCATEKANAVIDYEIRNATGKTILREQNRTIIAPGTDTTLTTHCSIENPELWSPESPNLYTLITSVSNNGRTTDREEVRFGIRDLKITPEGLWLNGKKRFLRGVNRHQEYPYIGYALSDEAQRRDAQKIKDAGFDYVRSSHYPQSPAFLDACDELGIMVLDAILGWQYFGDSLFTAHALQSSRELIRRDRNHPCILGWELSINETQMPQNFTEAANRIAREEFPHDDCYTAGWMKKAYDIYIEARQHRHSAHLSQPLIVSEYGDWEYYAQNAGFHQNTWNDLLEEERNSRQPRQSGEKRLLQQALNIQEAHNDNLTTHAFADGYWAMFDYNRGYADDLEYSGIMDITRLPKFSYYFFRSQRDTPEMVFIASYWQPGISRQVKVFSNCEEVELYADGKLTERRRPDNDNFSTRLSHPPFTFNIACQKPGTVKAIGYKNGQAVAEYSVTTPAKAAKLTLKVDESGIAPARNDVLFIYATVCDADGNPVHHSADKITFHIKGAQLCSPTNIRAEAGIATALIRTADAPASISISAEAPGLEPAQTTISIQ, from the coding sequence ATGAAATTATTCGCACTCATCGCATTTTGTGTATGTCTGGGAGCTTGCAGCCCGGGAGAAAGAATGGAAACACCGAATGCCGTTCCATTTAACGACAATTGGTTATTCACCCGTTCGGCAGTAACCCCGGAATCACTCCCGCCCGATAGTATGAAGAGTGTCACCTTACCGCACACTCCCCGCATCGAACCGATGACCGTAAACGATCAATGGCAAGGTATCTGCTACTATGCCAAAAAATTCGAGACACCGGAAAAAGTAAAAGAAAAATTGCTCTCACTTCGTTTCGAGGCCGCCATGAACATTGCCGATATATGGCTCAACGGCAAACACCTGGGAACACATACCGGCGGCTACCTTCCCTTCACGGTGTCCCTCGATAACGCTTTGAACAAATCCGGAGAAAACTTACTCGTCGTACGCCTTGACAACCGCGATAATGCCGTAACAGGCCCCAAACCGTTACATCTGCTCGACTTTTGCACTTATGGCGGAATCTATCGCAACGTATGGCTGATCGTTAAAGATTCGTTGCATATCACCGATCCCATAGCTCGGCAGGAAGGCGGCATTTTTGTACATGCATCGAACATCTCTTCACGAAAAGCCGGTATAAACATCCGGGTCAATGTGGACAATTGCGCTACCGAAAAAGCAAATGCCGTCATCGATTATGAAATCCGCAATGCTACAGGTAAAACAATTCTCCGCGAACAAAACCGGACAATAATAGCTCCCGGAACAGATACGACACTTACGACACATTGCTCAATAGAAAATCCGGAACTATGGAGCCCTGAAAGCCCGAACCTTTATACCCTGATTACCTCTGTCAGTAACAACGGCCGGACAACCGACCGGGAAGAAGTACGTTTCGGTATCCGTGATTTGAAAATTACGCCGGAAGGCTTGTGGCTGAACGGCAAAAAAAGATTCTTGCGGGGTGTCAACCGTCACCAGGAATACCCTTATATAGGCTACGCCCTTTCAGACGAAGCACAGCGCCGGGATGCACAGAAAATCAAAGATGCCGGATTCGATTACGTACGCTCAAGCCATTATCCACAGTCTCCCGCCTTTCTGGACGCCTGTGACGAACTGGGCATTATGGTACTCGACGCCATCCTCGGATGGCAATACTTCGGCGACTCTCTTTTCACCGCACATGCTTTGCAATCTTCCCGGGAATTAATCCGCCGCGACCGTAACCACCCTTGCATACTGGGCTGGGAACTCTCCATTAATGAAACTCAGATGCCGCAAAACTTCACCGAAGCAGCCAACCGTATCGCCAGAGAAGAATTCCCACATGACGATTGCTACACAGCCGGATGGATGAAAAAGGCTTACGACATTTACATCGAAGCCAGACAACACCGCCACAGTGCCCATCTGTCACAACCGCTTATCGTTTCCGAATACGGTGACTGGGAATATTACGCACAAAATGCAGGATTTCATCAGAATACCTGGAACGATCTGCTGGAAGAGGAACGCAACTCCCGCCAACCCCGGCAATCCGGAGAAAAAAGACTATTGCAACAAGCCCTCAATATACAGGAAGCACACAACGACAACCTGACAACCCACGCCTTTGCCGACGGCTACTGGGCCATGTTCGATTACAACCGCGGGTATGCCGACGACCTGGAATATTCCGGTATCATGGATATTACCCGCCTGCCTAAATTTTCCTACTACTTTTTCCGTAGCCAGCGTGATACACCCGAAATGGTATTTATCGCCTCCTACTGGCAACCCGGTATAAGCCGACAGGTAAAGGTATTCAGCAATTGCGAAGAAGTAGAACTCTATGCCGACGGCAAACTGACGGAACGTCGTCGTCCGGACAACGACAATTTTTCGACCCGGCTGTCCCATCCTCCTTTCACCTTCAACATTGCCTGCCAGAAACCGGGCACAGTGAAAGCCATAGGTTACAAAAACGGACAAGCCGTTGCCGAATACAGCGTAACGACACCTGCAAAAGCTGCTAAATTAACATTAAAAGTCGATGAAAGCGGTATAGCTCCGGCACGCAACGATGTCCTGTTCATCTATGCCACCGTATGTGATGCCGATGGGAATCCCGTACACCATTCCGCAGACAAAATTACTTTTCACATAAAAGGAGCACAACTTTGCAGCCCGACGAATATCCGGGCGGAAGCCGGAATTGCTACCGCACTGATACGCACGGCTGATGCACCGGCATCGATCAGTATCAGTGCAGAAGCCCCGGGATTAGAACCGGCTCAAACGACAATTTCAATCCAATAA
- a CDS encoding pyridoxamine 5'-phosphate oxidase family protein produces the protein METLNEKASVILQNSEIVVLTSVNQEGYPRPVPMSKIKAEGISVVWVATGKNSAKTKDFSLNPKAGLCFYENGNSVALTGEIEIITDEAIKKELWQDWFISHFPGGPTDPNYILLKFKSREVTFWIDGSFIHRKVK, from the coding sequence ATGGAGACATTAAACGAAAAAGCTTCGGTTATATTACAAAACAGTGAAATAGTAGTACTTACATCAGTAAACCAGGAAGGATACCCCAGACCGGTTCCCATGAGTAAAATCAAAGCCGAAGGCATTTCGGTTGTCTGGGTGGCGACAGGGAAAAATTCAGCGAAAACCAAAGATTTCTCTTTAAATCCCAAAGCGGGATTATGCTTTTACGAAAACGGAAACAGCGTAGCCCTGACAGGAGAAATTGAAATCATCACAGACGAAGCCATAAAAAAAGAACTTTGGCAAGACTGGTTTATCAGTCATTTCCCGGGAGGCCCGACCGATCCCAATTACATCCTATTAAAATTCAAATCCCGGGAAGTTACATTCTGGATTGACGGCAGCTTCATCCACAGGAAAGTCAAATAA
- a CDS encoding helix-turn-helix transcriptional regulator: protein MYTEHRPCTLLSPYIDKYWEFKGNPEQGTRINILPDGCTDFIFTLGDSPQTLNGNLTMRPFHTYFIGPMTGYSELITYTKTVHMLGIRFRPYGIFRFLELPLHELTDQRLYAGDINTFFNDSWTQQLSEQQITIKQISLIETRLIQALYEYKPVPDKPISYAINQINTFKGKLSIHTLVDNICLSQRHFERKFKTYTGYTPKAYSRIVKFRNAVDILRKTTFDNLLSIAIETGYYDVPHLSREIKKMSGNTPLSFLSLPPESETALLYIEQ, encoded by the coding sequence ATGTACACTGAACACCGGCCTTGCACTTTACTCTCTCCCTACATCGACAAATACTGGGAATTCAAAGGTAATCCAGAACAAGGGACACGTATCAACATACTTCCGGACGGATGTACGGATTTTATCTTCACTTTGGGAGATTCTCCACAGACCCTAAACGGCAACCTGACAATGCGGCCTTTTCATACCTACTTCATAGGACCGATGACAGGGTATTCGGAATTGATTACTTATACAAAAACCGTTCATATGCTCGGAATCCGCTTCCGGCCTTACGGAATATTCCGCTTTTTGGAACTGCCTCTACACGAACTCACCGATCAAAGGCTTTATGCCGGAGATATCAACACTTTCTTCAACGATTCATGGACACAGCAATTATCCGAACAACAAATCACCATAAAACAAATAAGCTTAATCGAAACCAGACTTATACAAGCGCTATACGAATATAAGCCGGTTCCCGATAAACCGATTTCATACGCAATCAACCAAATAAATACATTTAAAGGAAAACTTTCAATCCACACCTTGGTTGATAACATCTGTTTATCTCAACGTCATTTTGAACGAAAATTCAAAACATATACCGGATATACCCCTAAAGCATACAGCAGAATCGTAAAATTCAGGAATGCCGTCGACATTTTACGTAAAACGACTTTCGACAATTTATTATCCATCGCAATTGAAACCGGCTACTACGATGTTCCCCACCTTTCGAGAGAGATAAAAAAGATGTCCGGCAATACCCCGCTCTCGTTCTTATCATTACCCCCGGAAAGCGAAACGGCTTTACTTTATATAGAACAATAA